Within Fusobacterium gonidiaformans ATCC 25563, the genomic segment ATCACTCTCATATGTTTCTTCTAATGCTTTTTTTACAATTTCTCTAGAAAGTCCTTTTTGTAACAATAGATATTCCATTTTGCTTCTTCCATATTTTTTAGACTGTATCCACTGCACTGCATAGTGATAGTCATCCAAATATTCTTGTTCCTGCAAATCTTCTATCAAATCTAAAATCCATTGTTTTTGAGAACAATAACGGCTTAATTTCATCTCTAGCTCTTTGGCAGAATAATCTCTTTTTGAAAGCCAAGTATAAGCACTCAAACGTATTCGATAACGAATCAGCTCTTCATATTCTTCTTCCGACAAAATTTCTTTCCCCTGTAAAGTAAATTTCTGTATCATTTCCTTTGTCACAAAAAGTTGACTTCCGTCATCAAATATAAGTTTATTCCTATGCTTTTGAAACTTCTTCACTCTCTTCTTCTCCAAACAATCCCGTTTTGATTTCTTCCTCTACCGGAGCTTCCAATTTCTTGATTTCCTCATAAATAGCATTCAACAAATCACTCTCTTCTTCCAATCTCGCTTTTACGTTCTCTTTTCCTTGTCCTAAACGAATTTCTCCAAAACTAAACCAAGCTCCAGACTTAGCCACGATATCTTTTGCTAAAGCAATATCTAAAATTTCTCCAACTTTAGAAATTCCTTTTCCATACATAATTTGGAAAGACGCTTCTTTAAATGGAGGAGCAATTTTATTCTTCGTTACTTTGACAACGGTTTCATTCCCAATAACATCATCTCCTTGTTTCACAGAAGCAATTCTTTTTACCTCCATTCGTACAGAAGAATAAAATTTCAGAGCTTTTCCTCCAGTTGTTGTGGTTTGAGGTCCGAAACCAAAGCCACCTATTTTTTCACGAATTTGGTTAATAAAAATCATGGTTGTCTTAGACTTGTTTAAAGTTGCTGTCAACTTTCGTAAAGCTTTTGACATCAATCTTGCTTGCAATCCCATTTGTTGGTCTGACATTTCTCCATCAATTTCTACCTTAGGTACTAAAGCCGCCACCGAATCGACAACAATCACATCAATCGCTCCGGATCGTACTAAAGTATCTGCGATATCTAGAGCTTGTTCTCCAAAATCCGGTTGAGAAATTAAAAGCTCATCAATATCAACTCCCAGTGCCTTTGCATACACAGGATCCAAAGCATGTTCCGCATCAATAAAGGCAGCAATTCCACCCATTTTTTGTGCTTCTGCAATGATATGTAAAGCTATCGTTGTTTTTCCGGAACTTTCAGCTCCATAGATTTCCACAACTCTTCCTCTTGGAACTCCTCCCAAGCCCAAAGCGGCATCTAAATTTAAACTTCCTGTTGGAATAACCTCAATTTGCATATGACTATTATCTCCTAATTTCATAATAGCCCCTTCTCCAAAATCTTTTGTTATTTCTTTTACAGCCGTTTCTAAGGCTTTTTGTTTTGCTGTTAACTCAACTGTTTTTTCTTTTGCTTTCGCCATGACTAAACACTCCCTCTTTTGAATTTTTTTCCTCTATCTTCTTCAAAATCTGTTCTGCAGTTATTTCTTTCATACAACGAAAATGTTTTTTAGGACATTCTTTATCTCCATGCAAGCTACAAGGAGAACAATCTACTCCTGCAAAGAGCAGGGTGTCTCTCTTTCCTAATTCAAACATTCCTGGGCTGGTAGGTCCAAAAATCACAAAGCTTGGACACTTCACTCCTCTCGCAATATGAAAAGGGCCTGAGTCATTACTTACTAAAAAAGCTGCTTGTGATAACAAGGCTCCACTTTCTTGTAAACTCAGTTTTCCGGCAAAGGAAATTGCCTTTCCTCCACTTAATTCTATAATTTTTTGACAAGTTTCCTCATCTTCTTTCCCACCAATTAAAATACTTGGATAAGAATATTTTTCATATAATAATTTCGCTAAAAGAGCAAAATTTTCTATTGGCCATTTCTTTGTATTTTTCGATGCTCCCGGAGCTAATACAGGAAAATTTCGATAAGATTCAAACTTCTTTTTGTCCTCCTCACTGACATGAAAATATAAGTCTTCTCCTTGATATGACAAAGAAAACTTTCTAAAAGCAGCAAAATAATTTTTTATAATCGTATCATCTACTTGATAAGAAATCAAGCCTAAATTCACAAGAATCGATTTCCACCATTTTCTTTTGGGATAAACAAAATAAGGGACTCGCATCGACCATCTCATCAATTGAGAACGAAACTTATTGTGTAAATCAAAAACATAATCATATTGATTTTCTGCTAATTTTTTTGAAAATTTTATAATATTTTTTATACCGTCATGTTGTTTTTTATCAAAAATATGAATATTATCAATATAAGGACAATTTTGAATAGCTGCTTGAAATTGTTTTAAGACAACAAAATCCAAAATAGAGTCCGGATATTTTTCCTTCCAAGCTTTCAATACAGGAGTTGTCAATAAGACATCTCCGATAGAGCTTAATCGAATCACTAATATTCTCATTTTTTTTCTCTCTTCTTTGTTTTCCTCTTTACCCACCATTCTTTTAAATCCTTCCATTTTTTAGCAATCCGATAAGGTATTCGTTTTCTATCAATTAAAAAAGAACAAGTTGGACAGCTTAATTCAAAATAATATTCCTCATAAGCACAAGCGAAATCTCCATATTTATTTTTTTGAAATTTGGAATCAATGATATATATTTCCTCTTCGTGGATTAAAAAATTTGAAATTTGAGAGTCACCATGCAAAAAACCGGCCTCATGAATTCTATGTAGATAAGCCAATGCTTTTTCAGCTGTTTCGACTGTGATTTCTTCTGCATCAATATAAGAATACAAGAGAAAAGAATGTATCACTCTTCCTAATTTTCTCTTTTCATAAGCGAATTGCAACTGGGGTCCTAAAAAACCATGATTTTCTATTTCTAACATTTGGAAGGCCTCTCGTTTACTTTCGCTTCCTCGAAATAGAGATAGAAATTGTTGCCATTTTCTGCGATTTTTTTCTCTAGGCTCTTTATAAACAAAATTCTTTCCTTCTATTTCTAACAACAACACATAACTTCGATTGCTATCTTTTAAAGTCTTTTTTATTTTATAATTTCCTTGTTTCCATAATTCAAAAAGAGTCAACGCTTCCTTTGAAGAAAAATATAGAACTTCTTGTGAGGATATCTTCTCTTTCATCGTTCCCCCTTAGAATACTCTGCTATCTCCTGTAAAATCATTTCAGGTTTCAATTCTTTCATACAACGAAAATGTTTCTGAGGACAATGATTGCTTCCATGAATGCTACATGGTCTACAATCCAAATCCTCTTTTTCTATGACCACACTATTCTTAGACCAAGGGGTAAAACCAATCTCTTTTACCGTAGGACCAAAAATAGCAATAATTTTAGCTTTTGAAGACGAAGAAGCAATATGAATTGGAGAAGAATCATTTGTTACCACATAATCGACTTCTTGCAAAATCTTAGTGAGTTCTAACAAACTTGTTTTCCCACGTAAGTCCCAAACTCCTTTTTGAATTTTAAAAGAAAGTTTTTGTTCTTCTTTTCCCCCTACGAGTAAAATAGCTGTTCTCCCCGTTTCACAAAGTTTATCCATCAATTCTTGAAAGTATTCCAAAGGCCATCTTTTCGTTTCCCAACGACTTCCGGGAGCAATTGCTACAATACAAGAATAAGTGGCCGTTTCTTCTTGTAACTTTTTCCAAAAATTTTCTTCTTCCTTTCCGGGATAGAGCTCTATCTCATATCGAGTCTTACTACCTCCTTCAATAAAGGAAAGCAATCTTTCCACTTCATGACAGTTCTTTTGATAGTTTACCCTCTTAGAAAAAAAACAAGAAAGTGGAGCTGTTCTATAGCCGATTTTTTCCTTTGCTCCAATCAACAAACTGAGCAACATACTTCTTAAATAACGATGAGGACAATAAATTTTATCAAATTTTTCTTTTCGTAATTCCTTTGCTAAGTCAAAAAATGCCTTCCAAGTTTTATCTTTTCCTTTTTTATCATAAGAAATAATTTTTGTGAGATGAGGATTGTTTTGCAATATACTCGCTCCGGCCGGAACTGTTAAATAATAAATCTGAGCTTTTGGGTATGTGTCTGCAATTTTTGCTATCATAGGAGTTGACAAAACAATATCTCCAATAAAAGCTGTATGTATGATCAAAATCTTCATAATAAAGCCTCATATAATAAGTTTGCAATTTTTTCTTCTTTTGCCTTATTCATAGAATCAAAATAAGGCTTTTCATAATTTTCTTTCTCAGAGCTTTCCTCATCTACGATAAAATAGTGAACATCCTCCAAATATTTTCGGAAAATTCCCCATCTTATTTTACTTTGTGTTTTCTTGCTAGGATAAAAAGCTACAATTTTTTGTCCCAAAGCCCCGGCAATATGAGTTGGTCCGGTAGAACCTCCAAAATATAACTGTGCTTTTTCGATGACTGCTGCCACATTTAAAATGCTTCCTCCATTGGCAAAAACATGCACCTTTTCCATACCAATGTATTCTTTTAATTGTAAAGCTCTTTCTTCTTCAGAAATTTGACAAGTAAGTATAATATCTATATTTTGTTCTCGCAAAAGTAAGTCTTTTAAAATCCTTCCATATTCTTCATCTCGTAAATTTTTAGTAGAACCTCCTAAAAAAGGATTACACACCAATACTTTTTCCCCTAGCTTTTCTTGCTCCCAAAATAGAGAAGCCACCTTTCTATTTTCTTCTTTCAATACAAGTTCCGTATTTAATTCATAGCAAGCTTGATAACGAAGAGGATTTAGCTTTTTCACCAAATCTAAATTATATTCTGCCTCATTTTTCATAGAAAGAGAGCGTTTTTGCAAAACTCCTTTATTATATAAGAACCAAGAAGATGGCTTGGAAATAGGTCCAATTTTAATTTTCGCCTTACTTGCTTTTACTAATTTTGCAATATAGTCATCATGAAACAAAGCAATAAAGGCATCTGCCTTAAAATACGCTATTTTCATTAACAATTCTTCTTTTTTAAAATCATCTATCTTGAGAACTCTATCGATATATGGTAAATTTTTTACAATATCATAATTATATTTACGAACAAGAACAATCAACTCTGCTTTAGGATACATTTTTTTTAACATATAAAAACTTGGAATAGACAAGACTAAATCTCCAATTTTATCAGTTCTTGCCACAATAATCCTCTTTATTTCTTGCATGATGATCCATGACTCTCCTTTTCTTTTTGATATAATTCATATAGTTTATAATATTTTACCATACTATACATAGCACTTGTATTGGCTAGAACAAAACCTTCTAAGCCATCCAAAAAACCAAGTCTCAACAAGTACATACGAATAAATTTATAAAAAGGTTCCAATACAATTTTTAACACACTAACTTTTTTTCTTTTTTGGAAAGCATCCTTTGCTCCCTCTGTGGTATAGCGATTAAATTTATGAAAATAATCCTCCAAATTTACATAGCTATGATGGTAAATTTCTTCTTTTATACTTTCAATTTCTTCTTTGGTTTCAAATTCCTCATGTACTGTATTATTATTAAATTTTCCAGAATTTTTATAAAAAAGTCTTACTTTCTTGGCTCCACTCCATCCACCATGGTATATTTTTTTTCCAAAACAAACCGTAGTAAAAGAAACCTTATATACTTTTTTAGTCACGGGTCTTTCTATGATATTTTTTATTCTTTCATACAATTTTGGAGAAATTTCTTCATCCGCGTCAATATTCAAAATCCAATCCGATTGACACAATCCAATGGCTACATTCCTTTGCGGCCCATAACCTAACCAATCTTGATGTACAAATTTAGCTCCATATTTCTTAGCAATTTCCTCTGTTCTATCTGTGGAACCACTGTCAACAATCACAATCTCCGATGCTAAATGAACAATGGATTTTAAGGTTTTTTCCAAAATTTTCTCTTCATTGCAAGTAATCATCGCAACCGAAAGTTTCATTTTTCCTCCTAGGAAACTAGACTGTACAATTTTCCTAATATTAAATTAGAAGTAATCCGTACATTCCATTTAAATTTTTGTAAACTATAATTTCTAAGTTCTATTCTTTTAATAAATTTAAGATTTGGAAGTTGATCATTCGTTCCTTTTTTTGTAGTGACAAAAGCTTTTACTCCATACTTTTCCAGTATTTGAATACTTGCCCAAGAACGATGCCCCCAAGGCCAACAAAAACAATTTACTTCATATCCTAAATGCTCTTCTATTTTCTTTTTATTTTCTAAATAATCTTCTCGAATTCTGGTCTCAAATTCTTCGTCTGTTACCTTATGAAAATACTTCGAATGATTTTCAATAAATTTTTGTCCTTCTTCTATTCTTCTCTTATTATCTGCTATATATTGTAATGTTTTATGATAATATTCTTCAAAAAGAGAAAAAAACTTCTTATCAATTTGAATCCCCGGTAATGTATATTCTCCTCGTTTCTTAAACTTCGGATAACCTCGCTTAATCTTTCCTCCATACAAATACGTATCTGTGCAATCTTCTTCCTTTCCATTAAAAAATCCCTGCAATTTATTATCCGAAAAAACTGCCATATGTTTATGAGAATGTGCTTGAAAATCGACTAAACCACTATCATACATCTCTTGGATTTCTTTCCAAGACATGTATTGAGGACTTTCTGCACAAGATGTCTCTATATATTGTAGTATTGCTTTTTGGTTCGCAACTCCATTTTCTTCAATTTCTTCTTCTTTTGTCCGTTCCTCGGCGATGTAAAGAGTATTCAAAAAAATAGTCGCTTTCATATTATACTTTTTCAACAAAGGAAACACATATTTATAATTATCATAATAACCGTCATCCAAGGTTAAAAGTACTGTTTTTTTATTAGCACCTTCTTCTATATACTCTGACATTGTCATGGTAGTATAACCTTTTTTCGATAGCCAACGTAAATGTTCTTCTAAGAGTTTCGGATTTACTTTAGACTTCGGATTCACTTGATGATATAAAAAAATAGGAATTCCATGATGATGAAAGATGAATAAAATAAAAATAAAAATGAAAATCCAGTACATATTCCTCCCTCTTTTCTACTTTTTTTCATTATATCAAATATGTTTCTTTTTTTCAAAAAATAAAATAAAAAGTGCTCTCTTCTTCAAGAAAGCACTCTCTTATCACAATTTAAAACTATTTATTTTTTGTAATTTCTCCTGCTCCTGCCCCTAATGCTCCACCTAAACCTGCACCAATAGCAGTCGATCTTGCATCATTTCCTAATAAAGCTCCAACCGCAGCTCCTACAACAGCTCCTCCGGTAGCAGTTTTTTCTGTATGTGTACATCCGGCAAAAATTCCAACTAAGACTAAAACAAGTAACACCATTTTTTTCATTTGATAACCTCCTTCATTCTACGTTTTATTTATTATACTTCTTTTTCTCAAGAAAGCAAGAAAAATAAAAAAGTTGCCAATCCCTGACAACTTTCTGTTCTAAAATATGGCGGGAGTGACGAGGATCGAACTCGCGACCTCCTGCGTGACAGGCAGGCGCTCTAACCAAACTGAGCTACACCCCCAAAATATGGTGGTCGCAATAGGACTCGAACCTATGACCCTCTGCTTGTAAGGCAGATGCTCTCCCAACTGAGCTATGCGACCATTTCATCATGGTGCCCAGAGGCGGAATCGAACCACCGACACGGGGATTTTCAGTCCCCTGCTCTACCGACTGAGCTATCTGGGCATCAATAATAAACAAAAGTGGCGGAAGGTTAGAGACTCGAACTCTAAAGTCTTACGACGTCGGTTTTCAAGACCGATTCCTTACCAATTAGGATAACCTTCCAATGGTACCCCGTAGGGGAATTGAACCCCTGTTTCCAGAGTGAAAATCTGATGTCCTAACCACTGAACGAACGGGGCAAATTTTCATCAAATCTATGATGGTGGATCCAGCTGGAATCGAACCAGCGACCACTCGGTTATGAGCCGAGTGCTCTAACCAACTGAGCTATGGATCCAGCTCTCTCAAAAAAAAATGGCGTATCTGAAGGGATTCGAACCCCTGACCCACGCCTTAGAAGGGCGTTGCTCTATCCAGCTGAGCTACAGATACATAATTAGTGGTGCGTCATACAAGATTTGAACTTGTGACAACACGATTAAAAGTCGTGTGCTCTACCAACTGAGCTAATGACGCATATGGAGCGGGAAACGAGGTTCGAACTCGCGACATTCAGCTTGGAAGGCTGACGCTCTACCAACTGAGCTATTCCCGCATTGCTCTTTTTTTGGTGGCGGGGGCAAGATTTGAACTTACGACCTTCGGGTTATGAGCCCGACGAGCTACCAGACTGCTCTACCCCGCATTAAAAAATGGTGCCTAGAGCCGGAATCGAACCGGCACGGTACTAAGTACCACGGGATTTTAAGTCCCGTGCGTCTACCTATTCCGCCATCCAGGCAGCCTTGCACTGTTCCTCTCTATCGAGGACATTTATAATAATATCATAAAACTAAAAATATGTCAATTCTTTTTTTATATTTTTTCTTTTTTCTTTTTTTCTTGTAATTTTTTCTTTTGATACAAGGATTTTCCTAAATCAACATCCGCTTTCTGTAAAAAGTCTTCCTTCTGTTTCTTTGTCCAAGTTTTAAAAAAATATTCTAATTTTAAAGCTTCTGACTTCGTTTCACAAGGTATTGTAAAAAGAATTTTTTCAACAGGATGTGCCTTCGTATATTTTGCTCCTTTTTTTTCTAAATGTTCTTGAAATCTTTTTTTTACATCATGACTAATTCCGATATAAATGCTTTGATCTTGACAACGTAAAAAATAGACATAATACTTCATATTTCTCTCACCATTTTTATTTCCTTTTTTCTGGAACTTATAGTATAATAAAAAAAATTCTATCGTCTTATGAAAGGAGACTCTCATTTATGCATAAGTTTCACCATAGATTGCGAGTGATTAAATTCATTAGCACCTTACTCGCTTGCTTTATTGTAACATTTCTTATTCTATATGTCATACAGAAAAAAGAAAATATTTTATTAGGCTTGGCTAGTATCATTACTTCCCCAGCTATTCTTATCACTGACTTTATTTTAGTTGGAGGAATTGGAGCAGCTTTTCTGAATGCCCTTTTAATTTTTTTCTTTAACTTCATTCTCATTAGAATTTTAAAACTTAAAATCACAGGAATTGTTATTGCTTGTTTACTAACAGTTTTCGGTTTTTCTTTTTTTGGAAAAAATATGCTAAATATTCTACCTTTTTACATCGGAGGTATTTTCTACTGCATCTATGCTCATGAAGAACTAAGTGATAATTTTGTTCCCATTGCTTTCTCCAGTGCTTTGGCACCCTTTGTGAGTGAGATTGCTTTTCAGGTTGGCTCCACAGAATCCTCCTATGTCGGTGCTATTATTTTGGGGATTGGAATTGGATTTATTATTTGTCCTTTAGCAAAAAAAATGTATCATTTCCATGAAGGCTTTAACCTATATAACTTAGGATTTACAGGGGGAATTCTGGGAGCTGTAATTGCTTCTATTTTAAAACTGTACGATGTTCCGATTGAACCTCAATACTTAGTTTCTACCGAACACCATTTCTTCCTAAGTGTTTTATGTTCTGCTATCTTTGGAGCCTTAATTCTCATCGGTTTACTCATTAAAGATGTTCATATTCACTATTATTTTAAATTACTGAGAGATCCCGGTTTCCACACGGACTTTACAAAAAAATATGGCTATGGTCCTAGTTTTATCAATATGGGAATTATGGGATTTTTATCTATGCTTTTTTTATCTTTAGAAGGTCAAACACTAAATGGACCAATTTTAGCAGGAATATTTACCGTAGTTGGCTTTGCTGCCTATGGAAAAACTCCTTTAAATACTTTCCCTATCCTCTTAGGAGTCCATTTGGCAAGTTATGGTAGCAATACTCCTCTTTTCAGTATTTGCCTCTCAGGTCTATTTGGAACTGCCCTAGCTCCCATTGCTGGAGTTTACGGAACTCTATGGGGAGTGGTGGCCGGTTGGTTACATTTATCCGTAGTACAAAGTATCGGAATTATTCATAGTGGATTAAACCTCTATAATAATGGTTTTTCGTGTGGAATTGTTGCTAGTGTCCTGTTACCTGTTATGAATATGGTATCGGAGCAGAATGCAAAAAGTAAACTTCATCTATTAAAAAGGCATAAAGTATATATTCAAGCAATTAACCGACATTTTGAAACTCAGAAAAAGGAGGAAATACATGAGAAAAATACGACCCATTCCCATTAAAGAATTACATTTTTTAAAGCCGGCTATCGAAAAACATCCTCATAATCATATTCCATTGGAATTTTTAATAAAACAAGATGCCATTGCAGCTTTGCTTTTAAATGAAGATGCTACAAAAGCTTTTCTAGTAAAACAATATCGTCCAGGAGCCGGAAAAGAGCTTTATGAAATTCCTGCAGGTCTTATAGAAGAAAAAGAAGATCCAAAACTTGCTTGTTTTCGAGAAATTGAAGAAGAAACCGGTTATCTACCAAAAGATTATAAAATTCTTTACACTCCGGACAAAGCTCTATTTGTTTCACCAGGCTACACAGAAGAAGCTCTTTATTTTTATATTTTCCAACTATATTCCGATAATACCATTCCACAGGCTTTGAAATTAGACGAAGGGGAAGAATTAGTCGGTTCGTGGATCCCTATAGAGGAAATTTTCTCAGAAAATAA encodes:
- the recA gene encoding recombinase RecA, with translation MAKAKEKTVELTAKQKALETAVKEITKDFGEGAIMKLGDNSHMQIEVIPTGSLNLDAALGLGGVPRGRVVEIYGAESSGKTTIALHIIAEAQKMGGIAAFIDAEHALDPVYAKALGVDIDELLISQPDFGEQALDIADTLVRSGAIDVIVVDSVAALVPKVEIDGEMSDQQMGLQARLMSKALRKLTATLNKSKTTMIFINQIREKIGGFGFGPQTTTTGGKALKFYSSVRMEVKRIASVKQGDDVIGNETVVKVTKNKIAPPFKEASFQIMYGKGISKVGEILDIALAKDIVAKSGAWFSFGEIRLGQGKENVKARLEEESDLLNAIYEEIKKLEAPVEEEIKTGLFGEEESEEVSKA
- a CDS encoding glycosyltransferase family 9 protein, coding for MQEIKRIIVARTDKIGDLVLSIPSFYMLKKMYPKAELIVLVRKYNYDIVKNLPYIDRVLKIDDFKKEELLMKIAYFKADAFIALFHDDYIAKLVKASKAKIKIGPISKPSSWFLYNKGVLQKRSLSMKNEAEYNLDLVKKLNPLRYQACYELNTELVLKEENRKVASLFWEQEKLGEKVLVCNPFLGGSTKNLRDEEYGRILKDLLLREQNIDIILTCQISEEERALQLKEYIGMEKVHVFANGGSILNVAAVIEKAQLYFGGSTGPTHIAGALGQKIVAFYPSKKTQSKIRWGIFRKYLEDVHYFIVDEESSEKENYEKPYFDSMNKAKEEKIANLLYEALL
- a CDS encoding glycosyltransferase family 2 protein; its protein translation is MKLSVAMITCNEEKILEKTLKSIVHLASEIVIVDSGSTDRTEEIAKKYGAKFVHQDWLGYGPQRNVAIGLCQSDWILNIDADEEISPKLYERIKNIIERPVTKKVYKVSFTTVCFGKKIYHGGWSGAKKVRLFYKNSGKFNNNTVHEEFETKEEIESIKEEIYHHSYVNLEDYFHKFNRYTTEGAKDAFQKRKKVSVLKIVLEPFYKFIRMYLLRLGFLDGLEGFVLANTSAMYSMVKYYKLYELYQKEKESHGSSCKK
- a CDS encoding DUF1576 domain-containing protein, producing the protein MHKFHHRLRVIKFISTLLACFIVTFLILYVIQKKENILLGLASIITSPAILITDFILVGGIGAAFLNALLIFFFNFILIRILKLKITGIVIACLLTVFGFSFFGKNMLNILPFYIGGIFYCIYAHEELSDNFVPIAFSSALAPFVSEIAFQVGSTESSYVGAIILGIGIGFIICPLAKKMYHFHEGFNLYNLGFTGGILGAVIASILKLYDVPIEPQYLVSTEHHFFLSVLCSAIFGALILIGLLIKDVHIHYYFKLLRDPGFHTDFTKKYGYGPSFINMGIMGFLSMLFLSLEGQTLNGPILAGIFTVVGFAAYGKTPLNTFPILLGVHLASYGSNTPLFSICLSGLFGTALAPIAGVYGTLWGVVAGWLHLSVVQSIGIIHSGLNLYNNGFSCGIVASVLLPVMNMVSEQNAKSKLHLLKRHKVYIQAINRHFETQKKEEIHEKNTTHSH
- a CDS encoding glycosyltransferase family 9 protein — translated: MKILIIHTAFIGDIVLSTPMIAKIADTYPKAQIYYLTVPAGASILQNNPHLTKIISYDKKGKDKTWKAFFDLAKELRKEKFDKIYCPHRYLRSMLLSLLIGAKEKIGYRTAPLSCFFSKRVNYQKNCHEVERLLSFIEGGSKTRYEIELYPGKEEENFWKKLQEETATYSCIVAIAPGSRWETKRWPLEYFQELMDKLCETGRTAILLVGGKEEQKLSFKIQKGVWDLRGKTSLLELTKILQEVDYVVTNDSSPIHIASSSSKAKIIAIFGPTVKEIGFTPWSKNSVVIEKEDLDCRPCSIHGSNHCPQKHFRCMKELKPEMILQEIAEYSKGER
- a CDS encoding YMGG-like glycine zipper-containing protein, which gives rise to MKKMVLLVLVLVGIFAGCTHTEKTATGGAVVGAAVGALLGNDARSTAIGAGLGGALGAGAGEITKNK
- a CDS encoding glycosyltransferase family 9 protein, producing the protein MRILVIRLSSIGDVLLTTPVLKAWKEKYPDSILDFVVLKQFQAAIQNCPYIDNIHIFDKKQHDGIKNIIKFSKKLAENQYDYVFDLHNKFRSQLMRWSMRVPYFVYPKRKWWKSILVNLGLISYQVDDTIIKNYFAAFRKFSLSYQGEDLYFHVSEEDKKKFESYRNFPVLAPGASKNTKKWPIENFALLAKLLYEKYSYPSILIGGKEDEETCQKIIELSGGKAISFAGKLSLQESGALLSQAAFLVSNDSGPFHIARGVKCPSFVIFGPTSPGMFELGKRDTLLFAGVDCSPCSLHGDKECPKKHFRCMKEITAEQILKKIEEKNSKEGVFSHGESKRKNS
- a CDS encoding NUDIX hydrolase, encoding MRKIRPIPIKELHFLKPAIEKHPHNHIPLEFLIKQDAIAALLLNEDATKAFLVKQYRPGAGKELYEIPAGLIEEKEDPKLACFREIEEETGYLPKDYKILYTPDKALFVSPGYTEEALYFYIFQLYSDNTIPQALKLDEGEELVGSWIPIEEIFSENKPHISCDLKTIFCFLLWKSL
- a CDS encoding lipopolysaccharide core heptose(II) kinase RfaY, with the protein product MKEKISSQEVLYFSSKEALTLFELWKQGNYKIKKTLKDSNRSYVLLLEIEGKNFVYKEPREKNRRKWQQFLSLFRGSESKREAFQMLEIENHGFLGPQLQFAYEKRKLGRVIHSFLLYSYIDAEEITVETAEKALAYLHRIHEAGFLHGDSQISNFLIHEEEIYIIDSKFQKNKYGDFACAYEEYYFELSCPTCSFLIDRKRIPYRIAKKWKDLKEWWVKRKTKKREKK
- a CDS encoding polysaccharide deacetylase family protein; translated protein: MYWIFIFIFILFIFHHHGIPIFLYHQVNPKSKVNPKLLEEHLRWLSKKGYTTMTMSEYIEEGANKKTVLLTLDDGYYDNYKYVFPLLKKYNMKATIFLNTLYIAEERTKEEEIEENGVANQKAILQYIETSCAESPQYMSWKEIQEMYDSGLVDFQAHSHKHMAVFSDNKLQGFFNGKEEDCTDTYLYGGKIKRGYPKFKKRGEYTLPGIQIDKKFFSLFEEYYHKTLQYIADNKRRIEEGQKFIENHSKYFHKVTDEEFETRIREDYLENKKKIEEHLGYEVNCFCWPWGHRSWASIQILEKYGVKAFVTTKKGTNDQLPNLKFIKRIELRNYSLQKFKWNVRITSNLILGKLYSLVS
- a CDS encoding GIY-YIG nuclease family protein codes for the protein MKYYVYFLRCQDQSIYIGISHDVKKRFQEHLEKKGAKYTKAHPVEKILFTIPCETKSEALKLEYFFKTWTKKQKEDFLQKADVDLGKSLYQKKKLQEKKKKEKI
- a CDS encoding regulatory protein RecX, yielding MKKFQKHRNKLIFDDGSQLFVTKEMIQKFTLQGKEILSEEEYEELIRYRIRLSAYTWLSKRDYSAKELEMKLSRYCSQKQWILDLIEDLQEQEYLDDYHYAVQWIQSKKYGRSKMEYLLLQKGLSREIVKKALEETYESDLDEIVRVWNKLGEKAKEKKVMALLRKGYRYSEIKKALAEIEE